In Molothrus ater isolate BHLD 08-10-18 breed brown headed cowbird chromosome 21, BPBGC_Mater_1.1, whole genome shotgun sequence, a single genomic region encodes these proteins:
- the DUSP14 gene encoding dual specificity protein phosphatase 14 yields the protein MTSRSHNSLPRTLMAPRMLSEGALGGIAQITPSLYLSRGSVASNRHLLLSRGITCIINATIEIPNFNWPQFEYVKVPLADMPNAPISLYFDSVADKIQSVARKHGAALVHCAAGVSRSATLCIAFLMKHHKVSLLEAYSWVKARRPVIRPNVGFWRQLIDYERKLFGKTTVKMVQTPYGIVPDVYERERRPLMPYWGI from the coding sequence ATGACCTCCAGAAGCCACAACTCCCTGCCGAGAACTCTGATGGCTCCGCGGATGCTCTCGGAAGGCGCCCTGGGGGGCATCGCCCAGATCACGCCCTCGCTGTACCTGAGCCGGGGCAGCGTGGCCTCCAACCGGCACCTGCTGCTGTCGCGGGGCATCACCTGCATCATCAACGCCACCATCGAGATCCCCAACTTCAACTGGCCCCAGTTTGAGTACGTCAAAGTGCCTTTGGCCGACATGCCCAACGCGCCCATCTCGCTGTACTTCGACAGCGTGGCCGACAAGATCCAGAGCGTGGCGCGGAAGCACGGGGCCGCGCTGGTGCACTGCGCTGCCGGCGTCAGCAGGTCGGCCACGCTCTGCATCGCCTTCCTCATGAAGCACCACAAGGTCTCCCTGCTGGAGGCCTACAGCTGGGTGAAGGCGCGGCGCCCCGTGATCCGGCCCAACGTGGGCTTCTGGAGGCAGCTGATAGACTACGAGAGGAAGCTCTTTGGGAAGACCACGGTTAAAATGGTACAGACGCCCTACGGCATCGTCCCGGACGTTTACGAGAGAGAGAGGAGACCCCTGATGCCTTACTGGGGAATTTAA